A single window of Cytobacillus dafuensis DNA harbors:
- a CDS encoding FtsW/RodA/SpoVE family cell cycle protein: MTSNKTTNPPKLDYSLVLILFLLFLVSCISIYSAQTTGQYSENFLLKQIVWYIVGTGIIAAVITLDSEQLKKISWYAYGFGLFLLGFLIVAPSSIAPVINGAKAWFIVPGMGSLQPSELVKVFIILVLARVIDEHHHKNPIKTIQTDFWLLIKIGFFTGLPLLLVMQQPDLGTGLVFIAIMLGMIFISGITWKILAPIFGTGITLISGIMYLVLAKPEILEKYFGVKEYQFGRIYSWIDPYNYQSSTGFQLTRSLLAIGSGETSGKGYGTREVYLPESHTDFIFSIIGEEFGFIGASLVVSLFFLLIYHITKVGMETKNNFYTYICVGVISMITFHVFQNIGMTIGVLPITGIPLPFISYGGSSLMGNMLAISLIFSIRYHHKKYMFSNSD; the protein is encoded by the coding sequence ATGACTTCTAATAAAACAACAAACCCTCCTAAGCTAGATTATAGTCTAGTATTGATATTATTTTTATTATTTTTAGTAAGCTGTATTTCTATTTATAGTGCACAGACGACAGGGCAATATAGTGAGAATTTCCTTTTAAAACAAATTGTTTGGTATATAGTTGGTACGGGTATTATTGCGGCAGTTATTACGCTTGATTCAGAGCAGTTAAAGAAGATTTCTTGGTATGCATACGGCTTTGGATTATTCTTGCTTGGTTTCTTAATTGTGGCACCTAGTAGTATCGCTCCTGTTATTAATGGTGCCAAAGCTTGGTTTATAGTCCCAGGGATGGGCTCGTTACAGCCATCAGAGCTTGTAAAGGTCTTTATTATTCTTGTCCTTGCGCGTGTAATTGATGAGCATCATCATAAGAATCCAATTAAAACAATCCAAACCGATTTTTGGCTTCTCATCAAGATAGGCTTTTTTACAGGCTTGCCTCTTTTGCTTGTGATGCAACAGCCTGATCTTGGTACGGGCCTTGTCTTTATTGCGATCATGCTCGGGATGATTTTTATTTCTGGTATTACATGGAAGATTCTTGCGCCTATTTTTGGAACGGGTATAACGCTAATTTCGGGTATTATGTACTTAGTTCTTGCGAAGCCTGAGATTTTAGAGAAATATTTTGGCGTTAAGGAATATCAATTTGGCCGTATTTATTCATGGATCGACCCATATAATTACCAGAGCTCTACAGGATTTCAATTAACGAGGTCTCTTCTTGCGATTGGATCAGGGGAAACAAGTGGAAAAGGCTATGGAACAAGGGAAGTTTATTTGCCGGAGAGCCATACAGACTTCATCTTCAGTATTATAGGCGAAGAGTTTGGTTTTATCGGGGCTAGTCTTGTTGTAAGTTTGTTCTTCCTTCTTATTTATCATATAACGAAGGTGGGGATGGAAACGAAAAATAACTTCTATACTTATATTTGTGTAGGGGTTATTAGTATGATTACCTTCCACGTCTTCCAAAATATTGGTATGACAATTGGTGTACTGCCGATTACAGGGATCCCCTTGCCATTCATTAGCTATGGCGGCAGCTCGCTTATGGGGAATATGCTTGCGATTAGCTTGATTTTTTCTATTCGCTATCACCATAAAAAATATATGTTTTCTAATAGTGATTAA
- a CDS encoding helix-turn-helix transcriptional regulator, which produces MQEKTYTPDEVAKMFKISKNTVYELIKRGELLAFKVGNKMRIEKSEIDRFIDGKKPSDSSRLMSIPYQEEQLRLAGSHDFLIEQLIKYMTRQSSGLSVQPTFIGSLEGLMMLYRGNCDVAAIHLLDPSTKEYNLPIIKQLFTHEKITVLRLAEREQGIITAQGNPKGIYNFKDLARKDVRFVNRQKGSGTRFLFDTILADEKIVPSDIRGYENEEWNHLSTAAYISNGEADAAFGILSAASKLDLNFIPVAKEKFDLVFRWTPQNEKALQLLMDIIQLTDFKESIGQSGGYDVREFGLITYNTKAWRN; this is translated from the coding sequence TTGCAAGAGAAGACCTATACACCTGATGAAGTCGCAAAAATGTTCAAAATATCTAAGAATACGGTTTATGAACTTATAAAGCGTGGGGAACTTCTTGCTTTTAAGGTAGGAAATAAAATGAGAATCGAAAAAAGTGAGATTGATCGCTTTATAGATGGAAAGAAACCGTCAGACTCTTCAAGGCTGATGAGTATACCTTATCAAGAGGAACAGCTTCGTCTTGCTGGAAGTCATGATTTTTTAATCGAACAATTAATTAAATACATGACAAGGCAATCTAGCGGTTTATCGGTTCAACCTACTTTTATAGGAAGTTTAGAGGGGTTAATGATGCTTTACAGAGGAAATTGCGATGTAGCTGCCATTCATTTGCTAGATCCTTCAACGAAGGAATACAATCTTCCTATTATTAAGCAGCTCTTTACTCATGAAAAGATCACTGTTTTGAGACTTGCCGAAAGAGAGCAGGGCATTATTACTGCCCAAGGAAACCCGAAAGGAATTTATAACTTTAAAGATCTCGCCCGTAAGGATGTCCGATTCGTTAACCGGCAAAAAGGCTCAGGCACCCGCTTTCTTTTTGATACCATTTTAGCTGATGAAAAAATTGTACCATCAGATATTAGAGGATATGAGAATGAAGAATGGAATCATCTCTCAACTGCTGCTTATATTAGCAACGGCGAAGCGGATGCAGCGTTTGGGATTCTCTCTGCTGCAAGCAAGCTTGATTTAAACTTTATTCCTGTTGCGAAGGAAAAATTTGACCTTGTATTCAGATGGACACCGCAAAATGAGAAAGCCTTACAGCTATTAATGGATATCATTCAACTCACAGATTTTAAAGAGAGCATTGGTCAATCCGGTGGATATGATGTCAGGGAGTTTGGTTTAATCACTTATAACACAAAAGCATGGAGGAACTAG
- a CDS encoding DUF4931 domain-containing protein — protein MSQTHLFFNTGIGRKKPNSIRDKEQSCPFCEREKLTDILAVDGSIILLKNKYPVLENTYQTVLIETDDCHGELSIYPEDHLIKLIRFGLTHWLEMSESEQYQSVIFFKNHGPLSGGTIAHPHMQIIGLNEIKYEDKVQASDFEGLTIHEKNGTVFSISTAPRVGFYEFNVKLRDIYDLTSFSKYIQIAAHYILNNFPFFCGSYNLFFYQLNGDIYAKIVPRFITTPLFIGYFIPQVPNNIEWMKEDIREHYFG, from the coding sequence ATGAGTCAAACTCATCTATTTTTTAATACAGGTATTGGACGAAAAAAACCTAATAGTATTAGAGATAAAGAACAAAGCTGTCCTTTTTGTGAAAGGGAGAAGCTGACAGATATTTTAGCGGTAGATGGGTCTATTATATTATTAAAAAATAAATATCCCGTTTTGGAAAATACGTATCAAACAGTATTAATTGAAACCGATGATTGTCATGGGGAGTTATCTATCTATCCAGAAGATCATCTAATAAAACTGATTCGATTTGGCTTAACCCACTGGCTTGAGATGTCAGAATCCGAGCAATATCAATCCGTTATTTTCTTTAAGAATCATGGTCCGTTATCTGGAGGAACGATTGCCCACCCCCATATGCAAATCATTGGACTCAATGAGATTAAATATGAAGACAAGGTGCAAGCGTCCGATTTTGAAGGGTTAACCATACATGAAAAAAATGGGACGGTTTTTTCCATTTCTACTGCCCCAAGAGTGGGCTTTTATGAGTTTAATGTAAAGCTTAGGGATATCTATGATCTTACATCATTTTCTAAATACATTCAGATTGCTGCACATTATATTTTAAATAATTTCCCGTTTTTTTGTGGTAGCTATAATTTGTTTTTCTACCAGTTGAACGGTGATATTTATGCAAAAATTGTTCCGCGATTTATTACAACGCCATTATTTATTGGGTATTTTATTCCACAAGTACCAAATAATATAGAATGGATGAAGGAAGATATTCGCGAGCACTATTTTGGATAA
- a CDS encoding spore germination protein has translation MKKWIKKNQTQNDRKQSEWEKTLEKSKDFKKSFHINKNTNIPFSLTFVSSLVDEQIIQQSVLPNLLEDELQSIDDIKKILPLADLEISNDPSQIEQKLLNGYLMLTLNSNEDRFGFIAAQKEIVRGITTPEIEFSVIGPKEAFVESIGQNINLVRKRLPVKELIVEEYTLGSLSKTRIAILYMDGITDEENVNTVRERITSIEFDAITDSSFVVQLICDNSNSPFPQLLDTERPDRVSSVLAEGKVVIMVDGSPHALITPTTLVEFFGSFEDYLLNWILSSFFRLIRLFAVIFSIQITPLYVAVLTYHYELIPRDLIGTLIASRRVVPLPPILEALFLELTIELLREAGARLPTKVGQTIGIVGGIVIGTASVEAGLTSNILLIFIALSALASFTTPVYKMANTIRLLRFPFLLFAQLWGLLGIVFCTCFLLTHLLRLTSLGRPYFQPIYPPRIKDLKDSIIRLPFSEQSLRPYYLHTKNRTRFNKEKAHMKKDIDE, from the coding sequence AGGACTTTAAAAAGTCCTTTCATATCAACAAAAATACAAATATCCCTTTTTCTCTAACCTTTGTTTCATCATTAGTCGATGAACAGATTATCCAGCAAAGTGTATTACCAAACTTATTAGAAGATGAGTTGCAATCCATTGATGATATCAAAAAGATCCTTCCATTGGCAGATTTGGAAATATCGAATGATCCTTCCCAAATTGAACAAAAATTACTTAATGGGTATTTAATGCTGACTCTGAACTCTAACGAAGATCGGTTTGGATTCATTGCAGCACAAAAGGAAATTGTTCGTGGAATAACGACGCCAGAAATAGAATTTTCAGTCATTGGACCAAAAGAAGCCTTTGTTGAATCGATCGGTCAAAACATAAATCTCGTGAGGAAAAGACTGCCAGTAAAAGAACTGATTGTTGAGGAATATACTTTGGGAAGCCTGTCCAAAACACGAATTGCCATTCTTTATATGGATGGAATCACAGATGAAGAAAATGTTAATACAGTGAGGGAGCGAATTACAAGTATCGAGTTTGATGCGATTACGGATAGTTCCTTTGTTGTTCAGCTCATTTGTGATAACTCAAATTCTCCATTTCCACAGTTACTGGATACAGAAAGACCTGATAGGGTTTCTAGTGTTCTGGCTGAAGGAAAGGTTGTCATAATGGTAGACGGTTCTCCTCATGCATTAATCACGCCAACAACTTTAGTAGAATTTTTTGGATCGTTCGAAGACTATTTACTTAATTGGATATTATCTTCCTTTTTTAGACTAATCCGTCTATTCGCAGTTATATTCTCAATTCAAATAACACCGCTTTATGTGGCCGTACTTACCTATCATTACGAATTGATTCCACGAGACTTGATTGGAACCTTAATTGCATCCAGAAGAGTGGTGCCTCTTCCGCCGATCCTTGAAGCTTTATTTCTTGAACTGACGATCGAGCTTTTAAGAGAAGCAGGTGCAAGACTGCCCACGAAGGTTGGGCAAACAATCGGTATCGTTGGAGGAATTGTTATTGGGACAGCTTCTGTAGAAGCGGGGCTGACGAGTAATATTCTTTTAATTTTCATTGCCTTATCTGCTCTTGCTTCCTTTACAACACCGGTTTACAAGATGGCAAATACAATTCGCTTATTACGCTTTCCATTTTTGCTTTTTGCACAACTCTGGGGTTTACTTGGAATTGTATTTTGTACCTGTTTCTTACTAACACATTTATTACGTCTTACTTCACTTGGACGTCCGTATTTTCAGCCTATTTATCCACCAAGAATTAAAGATTTAAAGGATTCAATTATTAGGCTTCCTTTTAGTGAGCAGTCCTTACGTCCCTATTATTTACACACGAAAAATCGTACCCGTTTTAATAAAGAAAAGGCTCATATGAAAAAAGACATCGATGAGTAG
- a CDS encoding Ger(x)C family spore germination protein, whose amino-acid sequence MKKIPFTVLFLLIMTGCVQEKIIDEIDIETAAAFDQLKKDEFIGAILVQDYLPDKTIINKVFTTEGSLRRDLLLNIQKQTSGDLVTGGLLITIFGDKLADKGIVDFVDTYQRDASIGSRNFLATSHGSALEIIKGDYGPQGVSNYLYTLIEHNINQKDVPVTNLHVFLRDFYIKGKDPYLPELRRLNKTQVEISGLSLFRGDREAYVLPKEKMFFFKLLADRHSGEGSFDVNIGKGRKSAVRSIRSKHKYKLSKEDRSQVNIQIKIRGEIREYTGIKLTQAIVDQIDKKLEKEIEVECMKLVKHFQKLDIDPIGFGYLHRKSIRGYNYDKNWKKDYQNLTFKINADVKILETGVIE is encoded by the coding sequence ATGAAAAAAATTCCATTCACGGTCCTTTTTCTACTTATTATGACAGGCTGTGTGCAAGAGAAAATTATTGATGAAATTGATATTGAAACAGCGGCAGCATTTGACCAATTGAAAAAGGATGAGTTTATTGGCGCTATCCTTGTTCAAGATTATCTTCCTGATAAAACTATAATAAATAAAGTCTTTACGACAGAAGGCAGTCTAAGAAGGGATTTATTATTGAATATACAAAAGCAAACCTCTGGGGATCTTGTTACTGGAGGTCTACTGATCACGATTTTTGGAGATAAACTTGCTGATAAAGGGATTGTAGATTTCGTAGATACTTATCAAAGAGATGCGAGCATTGGATCAAGAAACTTTCTTGCAACCTCCCATGGGAGTGCACTGGAAATAATAAAGGGTGATTATGGACCACAAGGAGTTTCAAATTATTTATATACACTCATTGAACATAATATTAACCAGAAGGATGTGCCAGTAACAAATTTACACGTTTTTTTAAGAGACTTTTATATAAAAGGAAAGGATCCTTATCTTCCGGAACTAAGGAGGTTAAATAAAACACAGGTCGAAATAAGCGGATTAAGCCTTTTTAGAGGGGATAGAGAAGCCTATGTCCTGCCTAAAGAAAAAATGTTCTTTTTTAAGCTATTGGCAGATAGACATAGTGGTGAAGGCAGTTTTGATGTAAATATAGGAAAAGGAAGGAAAAGTGCGGTAAGAAGCATAAGGTCTAAACATAAGTATAAACTTTCGAAAGAAGACCGCTCTCAGGTGAATATTCAAATTAAAATAAGAGGAGAAATTCGGGAGTATACCGGAATAAAGCTAACGCAGGCCATTGTAGATCAAATTGACAAAAAACTTGAAAAAGAAATAGAAGTGGAATGTATGAAATTGGTGAAACATTTTCAGAAACTAGACATCGATCCAATTGGATTTGGCTATTTACATCGAAAGAGTATCCGAGGGTATAATTATGATAAGAATTGGAAAAAAGATTATCAAAATCTTACTTTTAAAATAAATGCCGACGTCAAAATTTTAGAAACCGGCGTAATTGAATAA
- a CDS encoding GerAB/ArcD/ProY family transporter, protein MQEQIPEEFKISPSLVYFMVASMQVGIGILGYQRSVTKYSYQDAWISVLLAGLLLHIIVWMIYKIAEEVNGDIVTAHEYVVGKIVGKIISSLFIPYFFIYALTVLRSYIEVIQVWMFPEVSTFWFTFAFMILCIYIIYGGFRVVVGIAFFGLVIPSYLFLTFGYNIKYADFSHLLPIFDTSIKNIILGSYQMSLTLVGFEIILFFYPFIKEPQKSKKWAHFALLTSTLLYTGLMILAIAYFSELKIEKSIWATLTMWKIVQLPFVERFEYIGIASWNLVILPNVCVSIWVASRLIKRIFHLKHRNGVVIIALFMLIIISFIDTREKINVLNNFTGKMGFGFTFIYIPLLYICIMIAKKVKEK, encoded by the coding sequence ATGCAGGAGCAAATACCTGAAGAATTTAAGATTTCCCCTTCCTTAGTTTATTTTATGGTTGCCTCCATGCAAGTTGGGATTGGCATTCTTGGATATCAGCGAAGTGTCACTAAATATTCCTATCAGGATGCTTGGATTTCTGTATTATTAGCTGGTCTACTCTTGCATATTATTGTTTGGATGATTTATAAAATTGCCGAAGAGGTGAACGGGGATATCGTTACAGCCCATGAATATGTAGTGGGGAAAATAGTAGGGAAAATAATAAGCTCCCTATTTATCCCCTACTTTTTCATTTATGCATTAACTGTTCTTCGATCTTATATTGAGGTCATCCAAGTATGGATGTTTCCAGAAGTAAGCACTTTTTGGTTCACATTCGCATTCATGATCCTATGTATTTATATTATATATGGTGGATTTCGAGTCGTTGTTGGTATTGCCTTTTTCGGGCTTGTCATCCCCTCATACTTGTTTCTTACATTTGGCTATAACATTAAATATGCAGATTTTAGTCACCTATTGCCTATATTTGACACTTCGATAAAAAACATCATACTAGGCTCATACCAAATGTCACTGACTCTTGTCGGCTTTGAAATAATCTTATTTTTTTATCCATTTATTAAAGAACCGCAAAAATCCAAAAAGTGGGCACATTTTGCATTGTTAACATCTACACTCTTATATACGGGATTAATGATCTTGGCCATTGCTTATTTCTCAGAGCTAAAGATTGAAAAGTCCATTTGGGCGACATTAACAATGTGGAAAATAGTGCAATTGCCATTTGTTGAACGATTTGAGTATATCGGAATTGCCAGTTGGAATTTAGTCATTCTGCCTAATGTTTGTGTCTCAATCTGGGTTGCCTCTAGACTTATAAAAAGAATTTTTCACCTCAAGCATAGAAATGGTGTCGTTATTATTGCTCTTTTTATGTTAATCATTATCAGTTTTATTGATACTCGTGAAAAGATTAACGTATTAAATAATTTTACTGGAAAAATGGGATTTGGCTTTACCTTTATTTATATTCCTTTATTATACATTTGCATCATGATTGCAAAGAAGGTGAAAGAAAAATGA
- a CDS encoding FixH family protein → MKKWMTVLLMSSVLLAGCGNTGQEKNNGDQNDAELPAIIEAVIDIPEKAEVGKETELAVTVKQGKELVEDASEVKFEVWKEGQKDSSEKIEAKHSEKGKYIAKHTFSEDGVYNVQSHVTARNMHTMPTKTIQVGNVEAAQHEHNEQGDEHGQYHGDVSIHLQKPEQVKASQQIPLAVHLQKDNKPLTKANVRLEIFQKDSNPAWVDMTEGENGEYTTDYQFPASGNYTVRIHVENDEGLHEHTEEAVTVE, encoded by the coding sequence TTGAAAAAATGGATGACGGTTTTATTAATGAGCTCAGTATTATTAGCAGGGTGTGGTAATACGGGGCAAGAAAAAAATAATGGGGATCAAAATGACGCTGAATTACCAGCTATTATTGAAGCCGTGATTGATATTCCTGAAAAAGCAGAAGTTGGTAAGGAAACAGAATTAGCCGTTACGGTTAAGCAAGGGAAAGAATTAGTTGAAGATGCAAGCGAAGTGAAGTTTGAGGTTTGGAAAGAAGGACAAAAGGATTCAAGTGAAAAGATTGAAGCTAAGCATTCTGAAAAAGGGAAGTATATAGCTAAACACACCTTTTCTGAAGATGGAGTCTACAATGTTCAATCCCATGTAACAGCAAGGAATATGCATACAATGCCAACAAAAACCATTCAAGTAGGAAATGTGGAAGCTGCTCAGCATGAACATAATGAACAAGGTGATGAGCATGGTCAGTATCACGGTGACGTGTCTATTCATTTGCAAAAACCAGAGCAAGTAAAAGCATCTCAGCAAATCCCTTTAGCTGTTCACTTACAAAAAGACAATAAACCGCTTACGAAAGCAAATGTTCGACTTGAAATATTCCAGAAGGATTCCAATCCAGCATGGGTCGATATGACAGAGGGAGAGAATGGGGAATACACAACTGATTATCAATTTCCGGCAAGTGGAAATTATACTGTAAGAATTCATGTGGAAAACGATGAAGGACTTCATGAGCATACAGAAGAAGCTGTAACTGTTGAATAG